The genome window attctttattctttgcgATAAGCTCTCCTACTAGTTGTTGCATAAAATCCATTCGACTCAGTATTGTTTCCTTGTGGTTCAACTCTAGACATCCAAATTTATTACTTGATGATCGCCCAACACTTGGGTAGTTTCTTTGTCACTTTTTGGTGCAGGTCAACCATCTTCTATGATACGGACGTTTGCGGGATTTGAATGGATGAGGGATGAAAGGATGATAGAGGAATAGAAGGAGAATGTTAGACTTGTGAGATGTTGACTATTTCTAGATGAAGGATGAATAGGTAAGATAAACGCCTATCGTACCATAAATATGTGTGGATGACAGAAATGACGTGAAagaaagctagacttgaaaAACTATTTTTTCCCGAGCGATAAACAGGGGACACAAGCATATGTAGTTCATACAAATCGTCTATCATGGTGTGAGAGCGATCGTGATATGGATGCGTAATGGATGCATGATATGAGATGTGAGTATGCAAGATACCGTCTAATTCCCACCTTCCTGATGAATCTTGTGGTCATAAGAGTATTCTCTTTTTTTATGCAACTATTCTACATGATGAGCTGTAGAGTATACTTACCTGAGGTGTTTTGGGGTAGATATGAGCCCTTACCTTTTATTCCTTCTTTTCGTATTCTTTCTCTTCCCTCTTTATCGACGATCGCTTTCGCTCCATTCTTGATcttgtttttttccctttttgaagTCTCCTCTGGTGATTCGGGCTTTTCacttttcctccttttttcttcttgtccCCTCTATTTTTCATAACCTTATTATAGCATCCCCTTTAGATATGAGGCTTGTCCCCCTTTTTGTATATGATCCCACATTTCTTTCAACCTAGTAGTCACATCACATGATGGAAACCTATCCTTCATTCAGTAGGAAATGAGGAAATTTTGAGTTGAGGGACTAGGTCGTCTGATGGACCTAGCCCACTCCCAAAGGAATGGGCTCCAGAAGCTCGTGGGAGGCCTCTTGAACGTGGATTTGCTCCTGTTGACCCACACGTAAAACCTTACACGTCATGGGCCGATTTGAGACCCAGAAGTAGAAGATTGTATGTCATAGGCCGAATAAAATTGGGATACTACACTCTATAACCTTAATTACATGAAATATATATGGTTGTAGATTGTAGGTGCGCTCCTGCTCAATTActttcatttcgtgcattttcattATTTACTATAATTTCTTGTTCCGCTTCTTAAATACAGTTCTTTTAtgcgaacaaaacaaaatatgacACTTTAATTACATCCAGCCTTACCCATATTCTGTTGCAAGTCAAACTTAAATGTCTTATACCCATGATTAAATTTTTACAAAATATCTTTCgatgatatttattttatttgaataattaataactatatatctatatatatataaggaggCTCTAATACACAGGCCCTTAAAGTTTGATGATTTATGGGCTATAAATCTCAACCGTTGGATCTCACTCTAACGGCTGAGATTAAAGCAATCATTTTTACCCCAAAtaccacctgatccagagacatAGCCCCCTTCATCCTTGCGCAAACACAAAACCAAACATATTCCTCCGTCTTCCTAGAGTCTGCATCAAAGCTCGATTGGGTCTTGCCTAGAAACGTGGGCCTTTCACCAAGCAGATGTTGGCCACCAATTAGGGAGGAGGAGAGGGTTTCGTTGAAGTTCCTCTTCCTTCTCTTGATGATTAGGAGAAAGAGGAATATGCGTTTATTGGAGCTTGGCGTACCCTTTTTGACTACCTTCTCTGTCACGGCTGAGTTCTAAAATTCTAGGGAAGTCCTTACTTTGCTTTATCAATGTCACTTTCAATATGTtgccaaaaatcaaataataaaacGACGAATTCGATCCAGTTGGCATTAGGATAACAAGAGATCTAACAAAAGTGAAAGATCTGATATGTCGTTTTTACGTTCTGGGATAACAAGAGGAACATACACTTGTGGAGCTTAGCGAGGAAGAAGGGGGTTGCCTATTGGATCGGGTGGGTATTTGGTGATTTTGGGTTTCAAGTGGTTGCTTTAATCTCAGCTGTTGGAATgatccaacggctgagattTGCAGCCCATAAATCACCAAAGTCACGGGCCTATGCATAggtatttttttcatttgaaaaaatatatttgtattttgatcgatttacgaacccaacgatatattttttgtttgaaacaaaaatcaaatacagcataaaaaatgtatgaaatatcttttgttttatatccaatgatccaaaattatcatacactttttATGTATAATTTGACTTTTGTTTCGTCAAAAAACATATCGTCAGTTTCGTAACACCGatgaaaatacaaatatatctatcaaattaagaaaaatattttgaattttaaaaattaggaTCTCATTTTAAGAAATCGTTTTAATACTTCACATGAgaattcatatacatatatataataaaatattaatgtcCATGCTCCACAGGAATTCCAGGCTCATCGTAATCAGAAAATGGAACATGACAATGAAATGTAAGGTCATGGTTAACCTGTCGTTGTATAAGAATGACAACTATTGAAAGCAAAAAAGAGTATTTGCTGGCATCGAATAAAAAACTGTcattcaaaaatattaaaaaaaaagactcttttttaaaaataaagtaaaaaaaaaaaagaaaagaaaactgtCGTCATCAGCGcattaaattccacaaaaaagcACACATTTCACTTTTATGAtcatatattgatatatatcAACCTCTATTTTGACCTCCGTGAGTGCTATGTATATTACTATGTCGTCATTGCTGTAACTTTTTGACAAGGTGGTCTCCTAATAAAATCTAACGGTCAATATTCTGGTGTCATTTATTTAATTGACTGACAGTGAATTTCAGTTTCTTAGAGGGTTACTAAATGACAGAAATACCCTCTTCTTTCGGTGATACCGATTGTCATGGGGCCCACATTTCAAACAAGAGAAGCAACCGGATTGGCTAAGCATAAAAAGGCGTTTGAAGTTTGGACTCCCTTTTTTGCGCTACCCCCACTGACTACAGTAACAGTCGTACTCTGACTTTCAGCCAGGCAGAGCTCGCCCACCCAATCAACTGTCAGGTGCTCCTTTCACTGCTGACTCAAGTTTTAgtcaatttctttatttttttatctgtcgatttttatatatatatatatatatatttctaagagattgagaagaaaagaaggttgCGATAGGTTGATAGCTAGCGATTGTGAAATTATGTGGATATTAGAGTTATTCACTATATTTGTTAAAGTGCTTTCAATCTAGATTTtcattatttgtgatttttttgtactttatatgttgaatttgagaaaATAGATTATAAGTCAATTATGATGTGGACTGTGTGTTAAGTATTGAACTGGAGCAACGCAAAGGATTGCAGTAGATTGGCGAGCATCTTCTAACTACATCAAAATTGTACGTCTTCACTCTTGAATTGTGTTTTAGCTTTAGACTTGAATGATATttgaattttcatattttttatatgttaGATATGAGAAGCACGTACTAGTTAATGATCACGATAAAATGGTTTGTCTAGAATCTGCCAGAGGAAAGCATAGGGCTTCCACCATCTTCAAATTATACCTAAACTGAATGTACACAATCTGATGatatttcttgaattttttcgATTGTAGATTTTAATGATTAGTGAATTTCTATATTTGTTGTATATGTCGAATTTGAGAAATGCATACTAGTTAATGATCATGATTAAAATTATTTGCGTAGAAACGACAGGAGATCAAAAAGTAGAAGGCCGCGACTATCCTCAATTATATCTAAAATGTGGACACTTCGACATATCTTGAATGTTTTTTGTTTCAGATTTTAATGATGCGTGAATTTCTATAGCTTTATTTGTTTAACTTGAGAAACGCATACTAGTTAATGATGACGATTAAAATTGTTTATCTACAATATGCTGGAGAAAAGTAGAGGACTGTGACTATCTTCAAATTATACCTAAAATACACACTTATGatatttcttgaatttttttagttttagattttgatgaatttatatattttatatggtttaatttgataaattcaGAGTATTAAGTTGCAGAAGGTTGGTAGTTATTTTAGAATTATATCAaaattatagatatatattcTTATTCTTACATTCCCTAAAATGTTTCGGTATTTAGATTTTAATAATGATtgtatataattattaattcaaTATTAGAAAATGTGTTTAACTAGTTATAATTTTTTACTTTGAACCTAgtgatatgagagagagagagagagagagagagagagggaggtggGTGATGAAGGAAGGTTTGTCTGCAGGTGAGGTAAgatatatgaaataaaagagacaaagagagatggTGTAGCTGTTCTCACGCaccattttttgtcattttgcgGCCAATGGATTGGGTCCACCGACCCATATATCACTaacctttctcctctctctctctctctctcaattaaTTTTCTTACTGTAAACTAAATCTCATTTACGCACAGCAAAGTATTGAgtaaaatctggaaatatttttgaaacaaatatggagaattaataaaagaaaaaaaatatatatatatatatatgtatatgtgttggTGTATCTACATGACACCGAATCAAAGTAACCTCAAGTGTGTTCCAAATCTGCCATTTATAAAAAAGCTGTGGAGtactgaaagaaaaaatatttatataatatttctatgggtttctccttctctttttcttcttgctttctCTACATCTCTTTTGCTTCATTTGAGATGTTTTTCCTCTTTTAGGGTTCTAATCAATCAATCCTCAGAAACTCCGAATTGCCCGTTTTCTGGCTTTTTGAGATTCAAAAGTTAAGAGGAAATCTCAAATTTTGCATGTAGGGTGGTTGAATTGCTTTTTTGTGAAATAGAAAGAAGATTATATATAGCTGAAGAAATTAATTTAGGTACTGATTGAAAGATATGGCCGCTCCTTCTTCGTCGGTGCCAGTCCCGTTCTTTGGAATCTCAAGAGAAGAGGATCAAAACCACGAGATGACAAGACAACATTCCTCAACTTCTACTCCAAATTCTTCAAGTTTAGCTCCTGCTCCTCCGCcgcaaaagaaaagaagaaaccaacCTGGAACACCAAGCAAGTATCAAAGATTTTATCTTTATACATGTTCTTGATGATTCATTCTATCAAgaatttgttttcttgcttttgtttgtCCAAGTTTACGCCGAGGAAATGAAattaatcaaaccctaattttgaattttatgttGTTATATACAATCATAGCCTgccttttttggtttttctaaTAAATGTGTTGAATTTTCTAAGGTTATGTTGTTTGTCCCTATTGAGTACAGATCCAGATGCAGAAGTGATAGCACTATCTCCCAAGACACTAATGGCAACAAACAGGTTCATATGTGAGGTATGCAATAAAGGGTTTCAAAGGGAGCAAAACCTACAACTCCACAGAAGAGGACACAACCTCCCTTGGAAGCTTAGGCAGAAGACAACAAAGGAGGTGAAGAGGAAAGTTTATTTGTGCCCTGAACCCACTTGTGTTCACCATGAACCTTCTAGGGCTCTTGGTGACCTCACCGGGATCAAGAAACACTACTCAAGAAAACATGGTGAGAAGAAGTGGAAGTGTGAGAAGTGCTCAAAGAGGTATGCTGTTCAGTCTGATTGGAAAGCACACTCTAAGACTTGTGGCACTAGAGAGTACAGATGTGATTGTGGCACTCTCTTCTCaaggtatgtatatatgtatatatacattaaaAATTCATTAAACCCATTTTTCCTAGTAGGGTTTAGATTCTAAAGattgatgtttttcttcttcttcggttgtgtttgatttgatttgattcacTTGTCATTCCTTCAATCTTCAGATactgaaaaattgaaaacaaaaaaaatgaaattaaaatgaaaGGACTTGTGTAATTATGTGTGTATTTTTCTTGGAAGTGCCGCCAGTTTTGGCCTGTTTTTACTTTTATTAATTCCTATTCACGTGTTGGTATTTccatgtagagagagagagagagagagagagagagctgtgTGTTTTGTTGTGTTAAATGCCATGTTTGTTCTCATCTGCTCTGGCTATACATGTTATCAGCCTCTCTGTGACTCTTGCAGGTACCACTTTCTTGATAACATTTAGTCTAGTGGCTCTAACCATTCCCCTCTTACTCTCTCACTCTAcatatctctttctctcttacaCAATTGAAATTTTTAGAGTGGCATTGATTGAAGATTGGAATCCAAAAGGGAATGTGTAATTATGATTGTTCttgaatttcttaatttctatttTTGAAAGCATTTCTTAAAGATTCCCATGGAGCCCTCAATTGGGGGCTTCTTCTTTGATTGATTtcttttatgtatatatatcctGAATATATTCTCTTTGGTGCATTCATTGAACACCCAATTCTTAAAATGGTCCTATTTCATGGTTGATTGGTTAATAATTTTTGGATGAGTTGTAGTGAaattcttcttctatgtacCTAACCTTATTAATTATGTTTCTTTCTATGGAAACTTAGTTGTCTTTGTACTCTCCCTTACCTACTTGCTACTATACATGGTTCATTTCTTGCTGGCCTCAATCACAACACAAATTGTTATCAAATTTGAACTATTAATTGCAATTCATGGTACATGTAAAATTGTAAATTGTGTAATATTTGGGGTTGTGAATTACTTGCTAGAAGACATTTGTTCCTGTTCAAAGTTTTGATTTGACAAGCCAATTCATCTTAAGACAAAATTTACTGACTTTGTCAATGTATATGTGACTGTTTCAGGCGTGATAGTTTCGTCACTCATAGGGCTTTTTGTGATGCATTGGCACAAGAAAGTGGAAGAAACCCTCCTGCAGCCTCCTTGAGCACAATTGGGAGCCACTTGTATGGAAACAacaacaacaccaccaccaacatGAACGTAGGCTTCTCATCATCTCAACTTCAAAATCAAACTAGCCATGTTAGTGACATCTTAAGGCTCGGTGGAGATTTCGGCCGGACCGGAGGACGGTTTGATCATATCCTTCCTCCATCCATGGGTTCTTCATCTTCGCCGTTTCGGGCCCCACAACAGCAGCCTCTTTCATCCTCTCCGTTCTTCATGCAAGAAACAAATCAATCCTACCATCATGAGGGAGTACTATCACACCAATCTCAACCCCAAAGCACCAAGCAGCAGCCATTTCATGGACTAATGCAGTTTCCTCCTCCTCATGATCTCGAAACTAACACAAACAACACCAATCTCTTCCACCTAAGCTTTATCTCCAATTTTGGTAGTAGCACAACAAGTAACACCAACAATTCCAACAACAATATCAATGGTGTACCCTCTTCAGGCTTGCTTGTTTCCGATCATTTCAACGCCCAAAACGACAATGCTGTCGACGTTTTAATCGGTGGAGATCATCATCAAATCAGCTCGGCTGTTCCTTCTCTCTTCAGCTCCTCATCGTTTCAAAACGCCAATGTAATGCAACATATGTCAGCCACTGCATTGCTTCAAAAGGCAGCTCAAATGGGTTCAAGCACTACTACTACTTCTccaagcaacaacaacaatgagAGATCATCGCCATTGTTGATGAGAAGCTTTGTTAGCTCTTCTTCAAGTAATACTACTAGTGGTAGTGGTGCCAAAAATGAAAGATCATCACCATCACCGCTTGTTAGTGCTAACTTTGGTGGTTTATATGGAGAAAGTTTGAACCATGAGAGTCATCTACAAGACCTAATGAATTCATTTGCTGCTGCCTCTGGTAATTCTTCCATATTCGGAGAAAACCCTTTTGTTCCTAATTACGATCCTAATAACAACAAAGGTGGTTCAGATCAAGAGAAGCATAATGTGCATGTGAATGTGAGCTCTGGTGGGTCAGACAGGTTGACCAGAGACTTTCTTGGTGTTGGTCAAATTGTTAAAGGAGCTAGTCAGCATattcaacaacaacagcagcatgGCATGGAAATGggttcctcctcctccaccttgAATTTAGAGggaaataatattaatattagtccGCCGGCAAGAAGCCAGTCTTTTGGAGGAGCCAACAATAATTTTCAGTGAAGCAAAATCAAAAAAAGGTTAGAATTAAAGTACAGGAAGCGTTAACTTTGGTGGTTTAAATCATTAGACACAAATCTTGGTTTTATTGGTAAATGTGTCCGTCTTTAATGCTTTTTAATTTTACTCTATCTTTTTGTCTATTTTTTGGGGTTGATTATTCATTATTCTGACATATAaagtggttttttttatttgcatgGATGGAGGCAGTCATGATGAGTTGGACGTttcatttgtgtttgatttcttgtcatgtttttttgttgtttgctgTTTTAGGGCTGGCAGAGTCACGAGCGCATTGTATTCTTAATTCATACATTTTATTCCTTCTTGGATAACCCGTGAGGTGGCTTTGTTTCATTTCTTGTCATATGTCTAaagatgccttttttttttcacccttCGTATGATTGATGCACTATTTTATTACTACCCATACTCGAAAGATAAATTATTTACACAATTATTCTTTGTGTTCTACCAAGACTTTTCAACAAATATTCTTACATATATTTAAAGTTGAAACAACAAAATGGTTAGATGTTTAGGTCTGCATgcccttttcttttgtcttaaAAGTCCTTTTTACATGCAATAATGCATGTTTCTTCGTAGAAGTTGACGAACTACATGGCTATGCCTAGGCTGAAGCTGGACAGATTCAACTATCTGGGGACCAAGGCATTTAAATTTGAAGCTGGACAGATTCAACTTTTTGGCGTGCCTGGTTTGTATAAAATTGCTTCAGACTAAGTGCATGCGTTATTTAATTTGCAGGCATTGTGAGCTGTTTTTGGATGGAATGGACGTGCGAGGCTTTTGCAGAGAGAGCTTACTGTCGAAccttttttgtgtttcttttcaATTATCTTCTGTGTTTTTTTGTAGTGTAATGGGGAGTGTAACAGTGGCCTTAAGTGGCAACTTCTTTAAAGTGATCATATTTTGGATGTTGAGTTAAGTATCAACTTCTTGAATTCTGGTTATAAAACCCTTTTTGAATTAGTTATTAAATTTCTAGAAGAGCACACACCAAGTACGTAATTAGATTAACTCTCCCATTAGCAAGTAAATATAGGACAATCTACATTCTAGGGTCAAAATATTCAtcaaattttcttcaaaatgattggagttttgtttttctattaaGCTAGTTAGGAGTCCGTACAATGCGCaaactttttatgcaatttgtttTAGGGAAAATTCCAAGCTggtaccacttgtgaaactttttgacacttaagtccagtccaaaaaactttatccctctaaggtacCACTAGTATGTTAATTATTCTTTTTACCCTTGTCTTATTCCTCCTACAACAActacatttctcttcttcttctctctccttaCTGTTGTTCGTCGGTATCCAACCTAAACTGAAGCTCACATCACCATGAACATACTCCAATTgaccttccaccaccaccaacggcCGTGCATTTGACCTGAAAAACGATAGAAAAGTCGAGATGACCATAAGACAAAAGCCTTAGATCCAATCGATTTTGACGACGGTTTGCTATACCACCACtaccgttggactcccctcactgagacacACAATGTCTAGCAATGTACGgtccaaaacggccaccggatatggtcattttaaaatagtaacattggtcggccaatgttactatttcaaaataataacattggtcggccagtgttactatttggaaaaaacttcagatttgATCTATTTCGACggcggttcgccataccaccatcacagttggactcctctcattgaagcacacaatgcccaacCATATATGGTACAAAACGGCCACCAGATATgtccgttttaaaatagtaacattgatcggcTAACATTacttttttaaaacaataacattggttggctaatgttattgttttgaaaaaactttagATATGTCCGATTTTGATGATAATTCGCAACACCACCGtcaccattggattcacctcaTAGAGACGCGTAATGCCCAGCCATATTTGGATCAAAACGACAGCcagaaaaagagatgagagagagaaagatgtagtaaaaagagagatgtagtagagagagagatgcagcaggagagagaaagttgttgtgaagagagagagatgcagtagataGAGAAGATGTAATGAGATAAGAGAGAGTTGTAGCATATaaagaaagtaacaagagagaaatcatattagatctaatcctcttt of Tripterygium wilfordii isolate XIE 37 chromosome 13, ASM1340144v1, whole genome shotgun sequence contains these proteins:
- the LOC120012189 gene encoding protein indeterminate-domain 5, chloroplastic-like produces the protein MAAPSSSVPVPFFGISREEDQNHEMTRQHSSTSTPNSSSLAPAPPPQKKRRNQPGTPNPDAEVIALSPKTLMATNRFICEVCNKGFQREQNLQLHRRGHNLPWKLRQKTTKEVKRKVYLCPEPTCVHHEPSRALGDLTGIKKHYSRKHGEKKWKCEKCSKRYAVQSDWKAHSKTCGTREYRCDCGTLFSRRDSFVTHRAFCDALAQESGRNPPAASLSTIGSHLYGNNNNTTTNMNVGFSSSQLQNQTSHVSDILRLGGDFGRTGGRFDHILPPSMGSSSSPFRAPQQQPLSSSPFFMQETNQSYHHEGVLSHQSQPQSTKQQPFHGLMQFPPPHDLETNTNNTNLFHLSFISNFGSSTTSNTNNSNNNINGVPSSGLLVSDHFNAQNDNAVDVLIGGDHHQISSAVPSLFSSSSFQNANVMQHMSATALLQKAAQMGSSTTTTSPSNNNNERSSPLLMRSFVSSSSSNTTSGSGAKNERSSPSPLVSANFGGLYGESLNHESHLQDLMNSFAAASGNSSIFGENPFVPNYDPNNNKGGSDQEKHNVHVNVSSGGSDRLTRDFLGVGQIVKGASQHIQQQQQHGMEMGSSSSTLNLEGNNINISPPARSQSFGGANNNFQ